Genomic segment of Nilaparvata lugens isolate BPH chromosome 6, ASM1435652v1, whole genome shotgun sequence:
CAAGGTATGTGTTTTTTcccaaaacataattcaaccgCTTTCACAATGTTAGCAGCACTATCTGTCACTACTGCTGTCGTTCTCCCCTTATTGATCCCCCATTCCTGAACTATGTTTTCAAATTGACTTGATATGTATTCTGATGTATGGCGTTCATGAAGGTCAAATAGTCCCAGTGAAGCTTTCTCAATACAGTTGTTACCTTCATTGTAACTGCTATTCAGGTCACAATAATGTACAGTGAAACTGAGATAGCTTCGATTTTGAGAGTCCGTCCATATGTCTGtggtaaatgaataattttgaatattggcCAATTCACTCTTCAACAAATTGGATATCGCAGAGAACTTATCAGAAACAGCTGAACGAATGGTTTTCCTTGAAGGGATTTTGTAGAGTGGAGCTATTGTCTTGATAAGCCTTCTAAAACCTTTGTGCTCCACGATTGATAAAGGTTCAGCATCCACACAAATCATATAAACTATTGCTTGTGTGATAGTTGAGCTGGCATCTCCTTGTTTGAATGATCTTACTCTGGAAAATACCTCCTCaattctcatttgtttggtcCTGCTAGGTCCTGCTGTGCTACTGGTCTCACTGGAAATACAGGGATCATCTTCATCACCACTGTTGCTTACTGCAGAAGTAGAAGGTACTGTTGTAGATGTGGAAGGTACAGATGCAGATGTGGAAGGTACAGATGCAGACGTGGAAGGTATAGATGTAGATGTGGAAGGTACAAGGGAAACTTCAGGGGTCTTCTTTGCTTTGCCTGTaacaaaatgagaaaaaattatgTTGAGTTTGATTTTGATAACTTGTTTACTCTCATGAGCTTCAAATAGTATATTACATAACAAAAATGTGGTGAGATGGTGTTTACtggtaatgaataatattcattatttattgttcattctGAGTTCAAGTTTCTAGCTCCTTGCACaaacaaattattacttataaaataacataagtTACTTTTATCCGGTTGGATAATTCTTAACTTAGCTATCATTGGTTGATCCcaacttataaattttttccattattttttaatcatcatccaaattttcttaaaaaaaaaaacagattaaATCAAGTACTGGTTTCAAATAATTACATAATTTTAGTCTCTTGAGTACAAAAAGATAGTATTGGAATCTACATTCTCAATTATACCTAATTGAGACAcctaattattcaaatttatcataTTACACCAGGGGGCATGGAGTGCCCCCCAAAGCCCACAAAAGGTGTCCGGTTTTTTGACCCAAGCAATATGGTAGCCTAATCCTAGtattttcaagacttgaaatTGACAGAAAATATATTCAAGTTTGTATTGGCATAAGTATGCATACGTAAcgattttattgaataattatagattGAATAGGGAGTTTATGACACTCGCCTGATTCCTTAAAGAAATCAATAAGATCCTTAGCAAATTGACAACTGCTGATGGCCGGTGCATCGCTTCAATCTTACCTCTgtctattttatattttgaatggAAACAGCTGAATTTTTCACTGCAAACTAGTGAGAAACCAATCAACAACTAGAAAATATAATGTATATCATATATAAATAGCCTACTGTAAATAAGAAAACAGCCAAGTACTCTTATTATTTAACTTATGGTCAAAGTTGAATGTAGGCTATCCGATATTTGCCTATTTGGGGGTGGTCGATATACGATATTTGAGTAGTTTACCTTGTTAGGTAGACTGGTATTCAAACAAGTAAAATAGGAAAATAAAACGTTGTAAAATGCTAAGGCTGAGCTCTTATGGTTATGGTAGTCTATGAATTATGTAGCCTAAGATAAAATCCAACTACAGTAACAGGCTAACAGTATCAACTATTAACTATTTACTCACCTGAAAGTTTTGAGTGCTTGAACTGTATATGACTCCGCAAATTCGACGTGTTGCCGGAGGTTTTCACTGTAATTTTACAGTAACGACATTTTGCCATGCCATTTCCCAACTTTTCATAATGTTGCCAAATGTCACTGTCGGGAAATTTCAGTAGATGacacaaaatttgaaataattgaagattgattttgATTGCTAATGATAGCATTACAGGGCACTGAACCCATAACAACCCAACCGAGTTTGGTATTCTGCAACATACAGTTATCACTAAGTCGATATTGACCTACAGACATAAGTGACAC
This window contains:
- the LOC111061420 gene encoding zinc finger BED domain-containing protein 4-like isoform X1, with product MAKCRYCKITVKTSGNTSNLRSHIQFKHSKLSGKAKKTPEVSLVPSTSTSIPSTSASVPSTSASVPSTSTTVPSTSAVSNSGDEDDPCISSETSSTAGPSRTKQMRIEEVFSRVRSFKQGDASSTITQAIVYMICVDAEPLSIVEHKGFRRLIKTIAPLYKIPSRKTIRSAVSDKFSAISNLLKSELANIQNYSFTTDIWTDSQNRSYLSFTVHYCDLNSSYNEGNNCIEKASLGLFDLHERHTSEYISSQFENIVQEWGINKGRTTAVVTDSAANIVKAVELCFGKKHIPCFAHTLNLVATKGIADVPQLEEILKKVSRIVTWFHHSVAASDELRKTVDKKLIQDVPTRWNSTYDMLKRFLELRPFINDIVNRFTSAPPMILALELEILQEVVELLQPLQTATLEISSGQYLTSSMPIPIASRLLEELTSLNPKHEIGEGLKRSILAQHKKRLGAIENVHLLGIATLLDPRFKKEYFLDKVACSRAVNAVSRLMQDVTVSLSEQLEECDSPSSDDSDKGTSHTIFLLILMNALHFIIH
- the LOC111061420 gene encoding zinc finger BED domain-containing protein 4-like isoform X2 → MAKCRYCKITVKTSGNTSNLRSHIQFKHSKLSGKAKKTPEVSLVPSTSTSIPSTSASVPSTSASVPSTSTTVPSTSAVSNSGDEDDPCISSETSSTAGPSRTKQMRIEEVFSRVRSFKQGDASSTITQAIVYMICVDAEPLSIVEHKGFRRLIKTIAPLYKIPSRKTIRSAVSDKFSAISNLLKSELANIQNYSFTTDIWTDSQNRSYLSFTVHYCDLNSSYNEGNNCIEKASLGLFDLHERHTSEYISSQFENIVQEWGINKGRTTAVVTDSAANIVKAVELCFGKKHIPCFAHTLNLVATKGIADVPQLEEILKKVSRIVTWFHHSVAASDELRKTVDKKLIQDVPTRWNSTYDMLKRFLELRPFINDIVNRFTSAPPMILALELEILQEVVELLQPLQTATLEISSGQYLTSSMPIPIASRLLEELTSLNPKHEIGEGLKRSILAQHKKRLGAIENVHLLGIATLLDPRFKKEYFLDKVACSRAVNAVSRLMQDVTVSLSEQLEECDSPSSDDSDKDKSTSLFLRSCQCT